The Penicillium digitatum chromosome 6, complete sequence genome has a window encoding:
- a CDS encoding Ran GTPase activating protein 1 (RNA1 protein) translates to MAPPKVFSLEGKVLKLDTAEDMNAHIQPLIDNTDYTEIRLGGNTLGIEASKRLAEVLQTQKCLEAAYLDDIFTGRLLTEIPTALNSLLTAILKISTVHTVNLNDNAFGLRTQAPLIEFLSRHVPLRHLILNNNGLGPAAGSQVADALSKLAERKEEARNCGEEVGLLESVVCGRNRLENGSMEAWARAYKAHAAGLKSVKMTQNGIRSEGISHLLSQGLYHAHSLEVLDLQDNTFTNVGSTALSNALSGWPELRELGVGDCLLSARGGVKVAQALAANKNQKLQTLRLQYNEMKAEAVKSFTHAAKTALPSLRRIELNGNIFSEEDPNIVDLRELLEARQEEHGTDEDPEGTWGVDELDELEEEDSEAEDEEEEEEEEEEAKAEKDLKDADLAEEEKVAQRDDQDIDDLADVLGKTAI, encoded by the coding sequence ATGGCCCCTCCCAAGGTCTTCTCCCTCGAGGGCAAAGTCCTCAAGCTCGACACCGCAGAGGACATGAACGCGCACATTCAGCCTTTGATTGACAACACCGACTATACTGAAATCCGTCTTGGTGGAAACACTCTGGGTATTGAGGCCTCCAAACGTCTGGCTGAGGTCCTACAGACCCAAAAGTGCCTCGAAGCTGCCTACCTCGACGACATCTTCACCGGTCGTCTCCTAACGGAGATTCCCACTGCTCTGAACTCGCTTTTGACCGCCATCCTCAAGATCTCGACCGTCCACACCGTGAACCTCAACGACAATGCTTTCGGTCTCAGAACCCAGGCCCCGCTTATCGAATTCCTCTCGCGCCACGTACCCCTTCGCCACCTCATTCTGAATAACAATGGACTCGGCCCTGCTGCCGGATCTCAGGTCGCCGACGCGCTGTCAAAGCTGGCTGAGCGCAAGGAGGAAGCTCGCAACTGTGGCGAGGAGGTTGGCCTGCTGGAGAGTGTTGTCTGCGGACGAAACCGCCTGGAGAACGGGAGTATGGAGGCCTGGGCTCGCGCCTACAAGGCCCATGCGGCTGGTCTAAAGTCAGTTAAGATGACACAGAACGGGATCCGATCGGAGGGTATCTCCCACTTGTTGAGCCAGGGTCTCTACCACGCGCATTCCCTAGAGGTTTTGGATCTGCAGGACAACACTTTCACCAACGTGGGCTCCACTGCTCTGTCAAACGCCTTGTCTGGCTGGCCGGAACTGCGCGAGCTTGGTGTCGGCGACTGTCTGCTCTCTGCCCGTGGCGGTGTGAAGGTTGCCCAGGCTTTGGCCGCGAACAAGAACCAGAAGCTCCAGACTCTGCGTCTGCAATACAACGAGATGAAGGCGGAAGCTGTCAAGAGCTTCACGCACGCAGCCAAAACCGCGCTTCCTAGCCTCCGTCGTATCGAGCTCAACGGAAACATCTTCTCCGAGGAGGACCCTAACATTGTTGACCTGCGTGAGCTCTTGGAGGCCCGACAGGAGGAGCACGGTACTGACGAGGATCCCGAGGGTACTTGGGGTGTTGATGAGTTGGATGAactcgaggaggaggattcagaagcagaggatgaagaagaggaagaggaagaggaggaagaggccaAGGCTGAGAAGGACCTCAAGGATGCCGATCTTGctgaggaagagaaggtTGCTCAGAGGGATGATCAGGACATCGATGACCTGGCTGATGTTCTGGGCAAGACGGCTATCTAA